The Synechococcus sp. MU1643 genome contains a region encoding:
- a CDS encoding UPF0182 family protein: MRRLLPLLPLVVVAARMQIEWLWFDQFAWTDVLLKRWFLQLLFAGLAMLPLLVARSWSRQFKQQTSSTSQGISLTGWSYGFALLISAGVVLISASLTLDLLALAINDPFQLGEWRPKLGPNIRIDSATGVVQASLIALAMAWPRLRPWLARVIAASLVVVVSRAWSIWSLALWIPDESTKDPLLAADLSFGLGRFAGLHLALELLILGTAFTLVFELWRVLAGLKAISDWASPIFSRRQIQLIRSLSALLLLGAAGLVWLSRHQLLWTQHGLVAGAGWLQAHLTLPLRDVATLLLVLIAVAILLPCRRRLRQGLALTLASIVALEMVATPLTRWLVVRPREFALQERYLKNAIEATQWGFHLDQIKSRVDDPSRFSAADREQGASTLENVRLWDSGPLLEANRQLQQLRVYYRFSNAAVDRYPLNQDSDSSQQVIVSARELDQSALPRRSKTWQNRHFIFTHGYGFTVSPVNERRDDGLPSYFIKGLGTETKITGNPALGIERSEVQEEIPVGDAALYYGMLPSPYAIAPTDIAEFDYPEGDINVMTHYKGSGGVSIRSWLQRCAAAVYLNEPRLLFTNAINVDSKLLIRRDVRSRVKAIAPFIDFRGEPYLISIPNSELDSSNTTYATSDQRPQHQYWVVEGYTHSTTLAYSAAVSPDDPDRYLRNSVKAIVDAYNGSIQFFISEPEDPIVSAWTRIFPDLFEPMKAMPQLVRDHRRVPEDFFNVQVNQLKRYHVTDPQIFYNGDDVWQVPSEIYGGKKIDVEPYHITAQVQGNDNSEFLLLQPLTPLARPNLTAWLVARNDGDHYGELELIDFPKDKIILGPEQVQALIHQDPDVSEQFGLWDQDDLELVQGNLLVLPVGSGLLYVEPVYLRTRKVGLPSLARIVVSDGRLIAMDQNLNLALDQLMKKSSTRLTGRA; this comes from the coding sequence TAAAGCGCTGGTTTCTGCAGCTTCTCTTCGCTGGGTTGGCCATGCTGCCACTGCTGGTAGCCAGGTCCTGGTCCAGGCAATTCAAACAACAGACGTCGAGCACATCCCAAGGGATAAGCCTGACCGGATGGTCCTACGGATTTGCTCTGTTGATCAGTGCTGGTGTGGTGCTGATCAGTGCATCGCTAACGCTGGATCTATTGGCGCTGGCCATCAATGACCCGTTTCAGCTGGGGGAGTGGCGGCCAAAACTTGGGCCGAATATTCGAATCGACTCAGCTACAGGAGTCGTTCAGGCGTCATTGATAGCTCTGGCGATGGCCTGGCCGCGGTTGAGGCCATGGTTGGCACGAGTCATTGCAGCCTCTCTGGTCGTTGTCGTGAGCCGCGCCTGGAGCATCTGGTCGCTGGCCCTCTGGATTCCTGATGAATCCACAAAAGACCCCTTGCTTGCAGCCGATCTCAGCTTTGGGTTGGGGCGCTTTGCCGGATTGCATCTGGCCCTGGAACTGCTGATCTTGGGTACCGCATTCACCCTCGTCTTTGAGCTCTGGCGTGTTCTGGCTGGTTTGAAAGCAATCTCTGACTGGGCCAGTCCAATCTTTTCGCGGCGACAGATTCAGCTAATAAGGTCCTTGTCAGCGCTTCTGCTGCTTGGAGCAGCGGGTCTGGTGTGGTTATCGAGGCATCAGCTCCTGTGGACCCAACACGGCCTGGTGGCCGGGGCGGGATGGCTGCAGGCTCACCTCACCCTGCCGTTGCGTGATGTCGCCACACTCCTACTCGTGCTGATCGCTGTTGCAATTCTGTTGCCCTGTCGGCGACGGCTGCGTCAGGGACTTGCATTGACCTTGGCGTCGATCGTGGCGCTGGAAATGGTCGCCACACCTCTGACCCGCTGGCTCGTAGTGCGGCCAAGAGAATTTGCTTTGCAAGAGCGTTATCTCAAAAATGCCATTGAGGCCACGCAATGGGGCTTCCATTTGGATCAAATCAAGAGTCGAGTCGATGACCCCTCAAGGTTCAGCGCCGCTGATCGTGAGCAAGGCGCCAGCACTCTCGAAAATGTCCGTCTCTGGGACAGCGGTCCACTGCTTGAAGCAAACCGCCAATTGCAACAGCTGAGGGTCTACTACCGCTTTTCCAATGCAGCGGTTGATCGTTATCCGCTGAATCAAGACAGCGATTCATCCCAGCAAGTGATTGTCTCGGCGCGCGAATTGGATCAATCCGCACTACCGCGTCGCTCCAAAACTTGGCAGAACCGTCATTTCATCTTCACCCACGGTTATGGCTTCACCGTTAGTCCGGTGAATGAACGCAGGGACGATGGTCTCCCCTCTTATTTCATCAAAGGTTTGGGCACGGAAACGAAAATTACTGGAAATCCAGCATTGGGTATTGAACGATCTGAGGTTCAGGAAGAAATTCCCGTCGGCGATGCTGCGCTCTATTACGGGATGCTCCCTTCCCCCTATGCCATCGCTCCGACAGATATCGCGGAATTTGATTACCCCGAAGGGGATATCAATGTGATGACGCACTACAAGGGATCAGGTGGGGTATCAATAAGATCTTGGCTCCAACGGTGCGCAGCAGCGGTTTATCTGAATGAACCTAGATTGCTATTCACAAACGCGATCAACGTTGATTCCAAACTATTGATCAGGCGTGACGTGCGCAGCCGCGTCAAAGCGATTGCACCCTTCATTGATTTTCGTGGTGAGCCCTATCTCATCTCCATTCCCAATTCTGAGCTCGACAGTTCCAACACGACCTACGCGACATCGGATCAACGCCCACAACATCAGTATTGGGTTGTTGAGGGGTACACCCACAGCACGACCCTGGCCTATAGCGCGGCGGTCTCACCAGATGATCCTGATCGGTATTTAAGAAACTCAGTGAAGGCAATCGTCGATGCTTACAACGGCAGCATTCAATTCTTCATTTCAGAACCAGAAGATCCGATTGTGAGCGCCTGGACACGCATCTTCCCAGATTTATTTGAACCAATGAAGGCAATGCCGCAACTGGTTCGTGATCACCGCAGAGTTCCTGAGGATTTCTTCAATGTTCAAGTGAATCAACTGAAGCGATATCACGTTACCGATCCCCAAATCTTCTACAACGGCGATGATGTTTGGCAGGTTCCTAGTGAGATCTATGGGGGAAAAAAAATTGATGTTGAGCCGTATCACATCACGGCACAGGTTCAAGGCAACGACAATTCCGAATTTCTTCTACTCCAACCGCTTACCCCGCTAGCCCGGCCAAATCTTACAGCGTGGTTGGTGGCTCGAAACGACGGTGATCACTATGGTGAATTGGAATTGATCGATTTTCCGAAGGACAAAATTATCCTCGGCCCGGAACAAGTTCAGGCGCTTATTCATCAGGATCCAGATGTAAGCGAACAGTTTGGCCTTTGGGATCAGGACGATCTAGAACTCGTGCAAGGAAATCTTCTTGTGCTTCCCGTTGGCTCCGGACTCCTTTACGTGGAACCGGTGTATTTGCGCACTAGGAAGGTGGGGCTACCTTCATTAGCCAGAATTGTTGTCAGTGACGGACGGTTGATTGCCATGGACCAGAACTTAAATCTCGCTTTGGATCAACTCATGAAAAAAAGCTCTACCCGATTGACGGGCAGAGCTTAA
- a CDS encoding tRNA (cytidine(34)-2'-O)-methyltransferase — MTEFAPLRIALFEPQIPPNTGNIARTSAAFRVPLTLIEPLGFKVDDRSVRRAGLDYWPHVQLSIASNFPEFQAELRPEQRLIGCSRRGGSSLSSFTFRRGDVLLFGREDTGLPEPVREACDSILTIPMPGAADDAGQGGVRSLNLSVASALVTYAAGEQLRLW; from the coding sequence ATGACTGAGTTTGCCCCCCTGCGTATTGCCCTGTTCGAGCCCCAGATCCCACCGAACACCGGCAACATTGCCCGTACTTCGGCAGCTTTCAGAGTTCCGTTGACCTTGATTGAACCCCTTGGCTTCAAGGTGGATGACCGCAGCGTTCGCCGTGCCGGTCTCGATTACTGGCCCCACGTTCAGCTTTCGATTGCTTCGAACTTCCCGGAGTTTCAAGCTGAGCTTCGACCTGAGCAGAGGTTGATCGGTTGCAGTCGTCGTGGTGGTTCATCGCTCTCGTCGTTTACGTTTCGACGAGGGGATGTTCTTCTGTTTGGCCGGGAAGACACGGGGTTGCCTGAACCGGTGCGCGAAGCCTGCGACAGCATCCTCACGATTCCAATGCCTGGAGCTGCTGATGACGCTGGCCAGGGAGGCGTACGCAGCCTCAACCTTTCGGTGGCTTCTGCATTGGTGACCTACGCCGCTGGAGAGCAGTTGCGGTTGTGGTGA
- a CDS encoding M23 family metallopeptidase, whose protein sequence is MRASLALAAAVAPVVSLGLWSSLPGIADNATFDLAEPPPLPALFLNDPVAVVSKVESSSQIWFKVVRATSLRRFAELLKLDREVLASLNNVPSTHVFEKESWLSLPDSARVSAVTLSSLNHSSERQTLPIVAPPPVSATANIKTGDSLASFLKRHGVTQKQLLSWNPGLQLSALTIGQELQIAEASSGQSILAVRPLSSGGGAWPDRPLLSSADQPDSLKPPIVGYQWPTKGVFTSGYGWRWGRMHKGIDIANNTGTPVVAARDGIVSFAGWRGAYGYLVEIAHSDGESTRYAHNSRLLVKKGQIVPRGSRISLMGSTGRSTGPHLHFEIRRAGGAALNPLVKLPTQKA, encoded by the coding sequence ATGCGCGCATCGCTTGCTTTGGCAGCTGCAGTAGCCCCTGTTGTGTCATTGGGTTTGTGGAGCTCCCTGCCCGGTATTGCCGATAACGCCACCTTTGATCTTGCCGAGCCGCCTCCTCTGCCAGCTCTTTTCCTGAACGATCCCGTTGCTGTTGTCAGCAAAGTTGAATCGAGCAGTCAGATCTGGTTCAAGGTCGTTCGTGCCACGTCCCTGCGGCGTTTCGCTGAGCTGTTGAAGCTCGATCGTGAAGTGCTGGCCTCGTTGAACAACGTGCCAAGCACCCACGTTTTTGAAAAAGAAAGCTGGCTTTCCCTTCCGGACTCCGCACGGGTTTCTGCCGTGACGTTGTCGTCACTCAATCATTCCAGTGAACGTCAGACACTTCCGATAGTTGCCCCACCTCCCGTAAGCGCCACGGCCAATATCAAGACCGGAGACTCTCTGGCGTCGTTCCTCAAACGCCATGGCGTTACGCAAAAGCAGCTGTTGAGTTGGAATCCAGGCCTTCAGCTCAGTGCTTTGACGATTGGCCAGGAACTGCAGATCGCTGAAGCCTCTTCGGGTCAGTCAATCCTGGCTGTTCGCCCTCTCAGCAGTGGAGGCGGTGCCTGGCCAGATCGCCCTCTGTTGTCTTCAGCCGACCAGCCCGACAGCCTGAAGCCGCCGATTGTTGGTTACCAGTGGCCCACCAAGGGGGTTTTCACGTCCGGTTATGGGTGGCGCTGGGGACGCATGCACAAAGGCATTGATATCGCCAACAACACCGGAACGCCCGTTGTTGCTGCCCGTGATGGAATCGTTTCTTTCGCCGGCTGGAGAGGCGCCTACGGCTATCTGGTTGAAATCGCCCACAGTGATGGCGAATCCACGCGTTATGCCCACAACAGCCGTCTTTTGGTTAAAAAAGGGCAGATTGTTCCTCGTGGTTCTCGCATTTCACTGATGGGAAGTACCGGACGAAGCACCGGACCTCACCTTCATTTTGAAATCCGTCGGGCCGGTGGCGCTGCTCTCAATCCTCTGGTCAAGTTGCCAACGCAAAAAGCCTGA
- a CDS encoding peroxiredoxin, whose amino-acid sequence MTDTGCLRVGQQAPDFTATAVVDQEFKEVTLSQYRGKYVVLFFYPLDFTFVCPTEITAFSDRYADFSSKNTEVLGVSVDSQFSHLAWIQTPRNQGGLGDINYPLVADLKKEISTAYNVLDDAEGVALRGLFIIDPDGVIMHATINNLPVGRNVDETLRVLQAFQYVQSNPDEVCPANWTPGEKTMKPDPKGSKEYFSSIG is encoded by the coding sequence ATGACCGACACCGGTTGCTTGCGTGTGGGCCAGCAGGCCCCTGATTTCACAGCCACCGCAGTGGTGGACCAAGAGTTTAAGGAAGTCACCCTGTCCCAGTACCGGGGCAAGTATGTGGTGCTGTTCTTTTATCCGCTGGATTTCACCTTCGTCTGCCCGACTGAAATCACGGCCTTCAGCGATCGCTACGCCGATTTCTCCAGCAAGAACACCGAGGTCCTCGGCGTTTCCGTGGACAGCCAGTTCAGCCACCTGGCCTGGATTCAGACCCCTCGCAATCAGGGCGGCCTGGGCGACATCAATTATCCCCTCGTTGCCGACCTGAAGAAGGAAATCTCCACGGCTTACAACGTTCTTGATGACGCTGAGGGTGTTGCCCTGCGCGGTCTGTTCATCATTGACCCCGATGGTGTGATCATGCACGCCACCATCAACAACCTGCCTGTTGGTCGCAACGTGGATGAGACTCTTCGGGTTCTGCAGGCCTTCCAGTACGTGCAATCCAACCCCGACGAGGTTTGCCCTGCCAACTGGACTCCTGGTGAAAAGACCATGAAGCCTGATCCCAAGGGTTCGAAGGAGTACTTCTCCTCCATCGGCTGA